In Rissa tridactyla isolate bRisTri1 chromosome 23, bRisTri1.patW.cur.20221130, whole genome shotgun sequence, the following are encoded in one genomic region:
- the ADAMTS4 gene encoding A disintegrin and metalloproteinase with thrombospondin motifs 4: MRRALLALLVAAVASVAAAPGPACPVTAPEGTGTRARVGPAPRRAKRFVSVPRYVETLVVADESMARFHGAGLRRYLLTVLATAARSFRHGSLGNPVELRVTRLVVLGQDTPGPPVTSNAAQMLRDFCQWQKGLNVPDEDSPLHFDTAIFFTRQDLCGAATCDTLGMADVGTVCDPERSCAIVEDDGLQSAFTAAHELGHVFNMLHDNSQPCRELNSRSGATRRVMAPVLSSLEPGEMWSPCSTRFITDFLDNGHGHCLLDQPPEWLRLPSELPGSVYPVLRQCQLAFGPDSRHCGDLQPPCAALWCTGHVGGRPVCQTKHFPWADGTPCAPGRACMDGLCVGTGRMQELTTPVDGNWGPWGPWGGCSRTCGGGVQLSHRDCAAPAPRHGGRYCQGKRTRFQSCNVEECPGSTPLAFREEQCAAYNHRPDLVKGLPAPQDWVPRYSGVPERDQCKLTCQSQTLGYYHVLQPRVADGTPCSPESSGVCVQGRCVPAGCDRVIGSKKKFDKCMTCGGDGSGCTKVYGSFTKPRYGYNDVVTIPAGATHLLVRQMSAAGGEDVFLALRRPSGGSLLNGGFVLVPSPTDVVLAGGATLRYSGATAATETLAGRGPLREPLVLQALVVDERRPPRLKYSFFVPRARRRPTTAWEKQKAEILEILRNRRRDK, from the exons ATGCGCCGCGCTCTCCTGGCGCTCCTGGTCGCCGCTGTCGCCTCTGTcgccgctgcccccggccccgcgtGTCCCGTCACGGCACCGGAGGGAACCGGGACACGGGCCCGCGTGGGGCCGGCCCCGAGGAGAGCCAAG CGCTTCGTCTCGGTGCCGCGGTATGTGGAGACGCTGGTGGTGGCGGACGAGTCGATGGCCCGGTTCCAcggcgcggggctgcggcggtACCTGCTGACGGTGCTGGCAACGGCCGCCCGCTCCTTCCGCCACGGCAGCCTGGGCAACCCGGTGGAGCTGCGGGTGAcgcggctggtggtgctgggccAGGACACCCCCGGGCCCCCCGTCACCTCCAACGCTGCCCAGATGCTCCGCGACTTCTGCCAGTGGCAAAAAGGGCTCAACGTCCCCGACGAGGACAGTCCCCTCCACTTCGACACCGCCATCTTCTTCACCCggcag GACCTGTGCGGGGCGGCCACCTGCGACACGCTGGGCATGGCCGACGTGGGCACCGTCTGCGACCCCGAGCGGAGCTGCGCCATCGTGGAGGACGACGGGCTGCAGTCGGCTTTCACGGCCGCCCACGAGCTGG GCCACGTCTTCAACATGCTGCACGACaactcccagccctgccgggaGCTGAACAGCCGCTCCGGAGCCACCCGCCGCGTCATGGCTCCCGTCCTCTCCTCCCTGGAGCCTGGCGAGATGTGGTCCCCGTGCAGCACCCGCTTCATCACCGACTTCTTAGACAACGGCCATG GTCACTGCCTCCTGGACCAGCCTCCGGAGTGGCTGCGGTTGCCCTCGGAGCTGCCGGGCAGCGTCTACCCGGTGCTGCGGCAATGCCAGCTCGCCTTCGGGCCCGACTCGCGGCACTGCGGCGACCTGCAGCCGCCCTGCGCCGCGCTCTGGTGCACCGGCCACGTCGGCGGCCGCCCCGTCTGTCAGACGAAGCATTTCCCCTGGGCCGACGGCACGCCGTGCGCGCCCGGCAGGGCCTGCATGGACGGGCTCTGCGTCGGCACCGGTCGCATGCAGGAACTCACC ACACCTGTGGATGGCAACTGGGGGCCGTGGGGGCCGTGGGGCGGCTGCTCGCGGACCTGCGGCGGCGGCGTCCAACTCTCCCACCGCGACTGCGCCGCGCCGGCGCCGCGCCACGGCGGCCGCTACTGCCAGGGCAAACGCACCCGCTTCCAGTCCTGCAACGTGGAAGAGTGTCCCGGGAGCACCC CGCTCGCCTTCCGGGAGGAGCAATGTGCCGCCTACAACCATCGCCCCGACCTCGTCAAGGGGCTCCCGGCCCCCCAAGACTGGGTGCCACGCTACAGCGGCGTCCCCGAGCGCGACCAGTGCAAGCTGACTTGCCAGTCCCAGACCCTGGGCTACTACCACGTGCTGCAGCCGAGG GTGGCCGACGGGACGCCCTGCTCCCCCGAGAGCAGCGGGGTGTGCGTGCAGGGCCGCTGCGTCCCCGCCGGCTGCGACCGCGTCATCGGCTCCAAGAAGAAGTTCGATAAGTGCATGACGTGCGGCGGCGACGGCTCCGGCTGCACCAAAGTCTACGGCTCCTTCACCAAACCCCG CTACGGCTACAACGACGTGGTGACCATCCCGGCGGGGGCCACGCACCTCCTGGTCCGGCAGATGTCGGCGGCCGGCGGCGAGGACGTTTTCCTGGCGCTGCGGCGGCCATCGGGCGGTTCCCTGCTCAACGGCGGCTTCGTCCTGGTGCCCTCCCCCACCGACGTGGTGCTGGCCGGCGGCGCGACCCTGCGCTACAGCGGGGCAACGGCGGCCACCGAGACGCTGGCCGGCCGGGGGCCGCTGCGGGAGCCCCTGGTGCTGCAGGCGCTGGTGGTGGACGAGCGGCGCCCGCCGcgtttgaaatacagctttttcgTGCCCCGGGCACGGAGGCGGCCGACGACGGCCTGGGAGAAGCAAAAAGCCGAGATCCTGGAGATCCTCAGGAACCGCCGGCGCGACAAGTag